The genomic stretch GGTTCCCAGGCATCAGTGCAGAAAGAGCATTTGAGCAGATCTCTTTGAACCTCTTCAACCCCCCCTTGTAATCACTTCCTGAGGCAGAGTTTGAACAAACTTACAGATGACATGGCCTGGAGTGTTACTAGGCCTCAGTGCAGGGGACGTCGGGCTTGGGAGAGGACACTGCTGTTGGCTGGTTTACCCAACATCCCAGAGGATCTGCCtggcacattgatgcaatcacaaagaaggctcaCCAGCAACTCTGCTTTGCTTGCAGAGATCTGCTGTGTCACCAAAGTCCCTTATaaatttccaaagatgtacgatgGAGAGCACTTTGACTGGTCAACTGATCCcagtgcacaggactgaaagagactgcagagggctgtaaactcagcctTTTGCATCATGGacacaacactccccaccatcaagggcatcttcaagaggCCGTGCCTCACGAAGGCAGCGTTTATCACTAAGGATCCCGCCATCCGGGACATGCTCTCCTCatccgggaggaggtacaggagccggaaGACCCACACTCACCAATTCAGGAACACCCtttcccctccaccgtcagatttctgactggTTCACGTACCGATGGATAATACTTTgctagtcctgttgaagggtttcaacccatcgtctccatggatgctgcctgacctgctgagtttcaccaAAGTTACACAACCTTGTTATTTACCTTATGCTCTATTAATTTATTTTGTGACATATTAATAATTTTCATGTATTGCTCTGTGCTGCTGTGCAGACAGTGTTGGTGGTAAATCTCCCGGGCCTTGAACTGCCCGTTGTAGGTATCTGGGTCTCAGAAGCAACCCAGAGGACAGGGATCATGGCTGCCTGGTGGATCTTGAGCTTTGGGCCATGTCTGGAGTTCTGAGCTTCAAGCACACGTTTCATGAACCAAATGAAAGCTGTGCTAATGCACTGAAAGCAATGGTGGATTTCAAGTTATTAGAAGTAGTTAATGTCTTTCAGATCCTTGCCACGATAACCTGCTCAGCCAGTAGACCCAGCCTCAGACATCAACACGGCCAAAGAGTTGGGCTTCTCGGCTGACTTGGACATCAAGGCAGTGTTTCACTGAGAATGACATCCCAACACCCTGGTAGAAATAAAGGTAAGGGGCATCAAAAGGGGAGGGTATGTCAACGGCTAgggtcaaacttcaaagtaaggAAGATGGCTGTGGTCATTGGAGGTCGATCATCACCCAGGATGCCACTGAAGGGAGGTCCTTGGGCTAGTATCCCAGCTCGAACCATCCTCTACTGCCTCGTCACTGAACAGGAGGTTGGAGGTGGGGGTGTTTGTTGACCATTGCGCCGCGTTCAGTTCCATTCACAACTCCTCAGTATGCAGCAAGTCATagaggcacagaaacaggcccttcagcccatcaaatccatgcTGAACTCTGAATcggtctagtcccattgaccggcacccagaccacagcccttCGTATTCCTCCATCTACTTTGTACCGACTTATccagatttctcttaaatgttgcaatcaaacctgcaatcgccacttccactggcagcaagctccacactcacactaccctctgagtgaagaagttccccttaatcatttcacctttcacccttaaccttctagtcccacccagcctcagtggggaaagcctgcttgcatttaccctatctatagctctcatgattttgtatatctttgtcaaatcgcctctcattctcctacattccaaggaataaatctCCAAACTTTCAACCCTccactataactcaggtcctcaagtcctggcaacgtccttgtaaattttctctgtactctttcaatcacattgacatctttcctggagGTAGGCGGCCAGAGCTGCACACTAAACAGGCCTCACTGTCGACACCGTTCAAGCGGGGGCAGGTAGGCGGCCGGTAACCTGACCACTAAACAGGCCTCACTGTCGACACCGTTCAAGCGGGGGCAGGTAGGCGGCCGGTAACCTGACCACGAAACAGGCCTCACTGTCGACACCGTTCAAGCGGGGGCAGGTAGGCGGCCGGTAACCTGACCACTAAACAGGCCTCACTGTCGACACCGTTCAAGCGGGGACAGGTAGGCGGCCGGTAACCTGACCACGAAACAGGCCTCACTGTCGACACCGTTCAAGCGGGGGCAGGTAGGCGGCCGGTAACCTGACCACGAAACAGGCCTCACTGTCGACACCGTTCAAGCGGGGGCAGGTAGGCGGCCGGTAACCTGACCACTAAACAGGCCTCACTGTCGACACCGTTCAAGCGGGGACAGGTAGGCGGCCGGTAACCTGACCACTAAACAGGCCTCACTGTCGACACCGTTCAAGCGGGGACAGGTAGGCGGCCGGTAACCTGACCACTAAACAGGCCTCACTGTCGACACCGTTCAAGCGGGGGCAGGTAGGCGGCCGGTAACCTGACCACTAAACAGGCCTCACTGTCGACACCGTTCAAGCGGGGGCAGGTAGGCGGCCGGTAACCTGACCACTAAACAGGCCTCACTGTCGACACCGTTCAAGCGGGGGCAGGTAGGCGGCCGGTAACCTGACCACTTGCGTGGGAGAGTCCTTGACCATAGCTGACTCTCTCACCATCACCACCCTGGCAAGAGATGGGGAGAGTCATCACTTACCACAACAGTCACATAAGTACTGTGATCAGATCAGAGGCTGGCTATCTGTAACTCTCAACAATCCAAGTCTTCCTACCGTTGACAAGGTGAAGAATGGGATGGAACGCTCCCCAcctgcctggatgagtgcagcccTAACAACTCTACAGCTCTGTCaaactggtcagaccacacccggagtattgtgttcacctctggtctcctcattatagaaaggCCGTGGACGTTTagggaaggtgcagaggagatttaccagactgctgactggattagagaccatgtcttatgaggataggttgaacaagttaggatttttctctttggagagaaggtagatgagaggtgacttgatgaaagtgtacaggatgataagagacGTAGATCAAGTGAACAacctttttcccagagtggaaatggccaatatgaggggacataattttaagataatacacacaaaatgctggtggaacacagcaggccaggcagcatctataggaagaagcgctgtcaacgtttcaggccgagacccttcatcaggacttttaagatgattggaggaaagtatagtagGAGTTGTCAGAGGTAATTTATTTACACAGATAGTGGTTGgcgtgtggaacaccctgcccaGGATGGTGGTCGAGGCAGAAGTATTAGGGGCATTTGAGACActgttagacaggcacatggatgatagaaaaatggagggttatgtaggacagaagggctagattgatcttggagtaggtttaaaggtcgaagtgttgtaatgttctatgttttaacacTCATGAAAATTGACACAGCACCTTTTCCAGagcgttgaaatgtctaataccaggggGCCCCTCACTTCAGGTGTGAAGGGGTAATTTCACAGGAGATATGAGGGGCAAGCTTTTTtacagagtggttggtgcctgggatggtggtagagacagatacattagcaGTTAGACAGACAcacgaatgtgaggaaaatggaagcacAAGGACATTGTGcgggcagaggggattagttagGTTGTCCATTTGATTACGAATTTAATTGTGGGGGTTGTTCttgggctgtactgttctatgctctaaggCAGCCCAGTTGATGGTTCCCCATTCGTTGCCTCCCCCACGGGCGCAGAGATCATGAAGCCCCCGGTCGCCTTGCCGGAGGTCCAAGCCCGATCTAGCTGCAATCTAGTCATCCACAAGAAAGACTGGAGTTAGTTGCCCCGAGCCCGCCGCCACAAAGGCCGAACCCCAGCCGGCGTCTCGGGAGCACCACCACCCGCAGGTTTCCCACCCATCCGAAGTAAATCGCGGCTCCTCACCGCGGCCGGGTCTATATGCCGACAATGAGCAGCCCCACGGGAGCACATTCTCCGGAAAGACAGCGGGGAGTCAAGAAAGCAGCTCACCCCTACCTTTTGGAGGATAAAAAGAAACGCAAAGCCCGAGATCCCCACAAAGAAAAGAGTAAATGAGCAAAATAATTAGTTGGCCTTTTCCTTTCAGAGCCGTTGATACCAGCCATTATCATCAATTGAAAAGCTTTCGTTAAACAACGCAATATATCTCCGCTGCGTTGTGTATCGCACACTATGGCTGTGTTTATAAGATTGTGAAGCCCTGACAGGAGTTCCCAGTCATGGACCAACACTACTAGACAAAGTGTCCCTGGACCCCAGATTGGAAGTAATTCCAATTCCTCTTTGTACAACAAAACGCGCGCGTTCGAGCCACTCCGGCCGGGAGCTCCCGATCCGGCTGGTGTCTACCTGGCGAACGCCCGATTTTACCACAGCCCGGGAACTCGGGGCTGGACAGGACTGCAATGAAACCCGATCTGGGAGCGACACCATCCCAATGCCGGATTGGGACGGCGGCGGGGAGGGGGACGAGGTCCTTACCTCTGGAGACGAGATGATCGATATCGGGGTCCACGCCCAGGTAGTAACATTTCCTCCACAGCCCGGTGTGGGTGGCGAAGAGCGGGCGCGCACAGTCCGACTCCAGGACCCCCAGTCTCAGCACGGAGCGCCAGGCGGTGGGCGAGTCCGGGACTCCCGGGGGCAGCGATTCGGGGGCTTCCCGCAGCGGCAGGCTCGACATGGGCATCAGCCGCCGCTGCCCCGGACCGCCGCAGCTCTGCCGATGCCGACGGGTGTCCGTGCCGTACCAGTGGTCGGTGAAGATCGCGGTCGTGAGCAGCAGAAGCGCGGCGACGCTCAGCGCCAGGCTGCCCATACTGCTCCAGCCGCTGCTGCCCATCCTCGGAGCCGCCCCGATACCCAGGTCGGTCGCTCCTTCCTGCCTTCAGACGCTTTCCCTTTCATCTGACATCCGGACGTGGGGGGGGGGCggctttctctttctttctctcttccccctaccctctctctctctctctctctgtctgtctcgcAGTCTCACTCCGGCTGCTACATCTGATCTCTCTCCGCTTAGCATCCACCTCCCTCCCCTCCGCCCCCGCACACTCCGAGGCGGCAGGAACCAACAACACGGACGCGGCGCCCTGTGGACCCTCGCTACGAAGGGCTTTCGACCCACTTCGGAGACGCGGGACGTGGCGCCGAGGGAGTGTTTCACTGTCCTCCGGGGAGGACGGCTGTGAAAGCTATctcaggttcaagtttattgtctctGGGATACGTACCCAGTCAATGAGCATTAGCTTTGTCTTCACGACCTTCAATcacataaacttaaattaacattAATTGTATCGCAATACTTTTACAGGAAAATAGTGGTCTTCAGTACTCTGGTCTGAATTATACCTTCATTCTACACCATTTCTACCCAATATTAAACCGTAAGACCACaggtcataggagcagaattagactattcagccattagtctgctctgccattctgtctgtcatggctgatttattcttcctctcaacccctctcccgccttctccccgtaacgtctgacacccaatgactcggcctccacaggcctgtggcaatgaattccacagtttcaggctaaaggaattcctcctcatctctgttctaaagggatgtcctcctATTCTGCCAAGGACAGGAGAGGAAGGCGGAAGGAgccaaaataaggtggtgggggaggggaaggtgtaccAGCTGGCAGGTGCAAGTAATAGACCTTCATCCAGACACAGTTTAATAGTATAAGAGAATGGCCTTGCATTCTCTTTGTTCTGTCCACAACTCCTCCTTCCCTGCAGCtcaccaaatggcctactcctgctcctaattcttatgtTCCTTCCAAGTGTGAGGAAATGTTGTTGACATGTAATCAATACATTTGATTGATCATTGACAcccattgaggctttataaggcattggtcttggagtattgtgagcagctttaggTCTCTTATcaaggaaaggatgtgctggcattggagagggtcccaaGAGGGTTTACGAGGGCTatcctgtgaatgaaagggttaacttaggAGGGACATTTGAGGttctggccctgtactcactggggtttaAAAGAATAAGGGGTGGGGATTACAATAAaatctattgaattttgaaaggccaataaagagtggatgtggagagactgtTTCCTCCTGTGGACCAGTAAGCGTAGCCTCAGAATACCATCCCTTGAGAATGGGGGTGAGAAGGTATTTCTTGGGCCAGAAGGAGGTgagtctgtggaactcattgccacagacagttgtgaaggccaagtccttgggtatacttaaagcggaggttgatagcttcGTGATTAGTAAGAGTACcaaaggttacgtggagaaggcaggagaatggatttgaagGGTACAGTAAATCAAACAATGTGGACAGACTTGATGAGCTCAATAGGCTAACTCTGCTTATTTGTTTTATGGTAACGTCAGCTATCCTTAAaggccacctgacctgctgagttacatttctgtttttatttcagatttccagcatctgcaatgttcTTTTTGTTCGCTTTTTTTGGATACAATTCAGGATTATTTGATATATTACCTGAAAGTGGCAAGGAAATAAATTTCAGCCTGGGGCAATTGTCAAATTCCACCCAGTGAACATTTAGGTCCTGACACCATCACTATGACAACCGCTGGGAAAAAAAGCAAGGCAAAACACCATAAGGAAACAACAAATTACACTGCTATAAATATTTCACAcaccccctttccctctgtccatatGAGCTGGGATTTCAATGGGAATAAATTTCAAAAACATTTGAAAGGAATTCCTTTTTTAATGTAACATGCTTCTAAAGATGCACAAGTGAGATTATAAAGTGTGCAAATATTTAAGATTACATCGAGATCCCATAAAATTAAGACATTTAATTGTCTGATGTCACAGGGCAAGTTGATAAAAAGGTGCAAGGATTCTCTGCACTtagccagccagtggtgtagtggtatccACAATGGACTTTGAGGCGCGTGGTCGCAGGTTCGAATCCGGATGGCTCCTTTCCTGCTTCCATCCGTGCTGGCtcgagcattgagctagcaactcggccccGTAAGAAAAACAAACAATGCTAAACAAATTGCAAAGGTTGCAGCCAGACCTGTGACAAGGCAGGGAGAGGAATAATAAACAAAATCCTTTGAATTTAGAGCAGGGGCACATAGTGCAAAGGGAAGGAAGCTGTGATTAATTTTGATGCCACACTTTAAGGAGGATGTGAAGCCTTCGGAAGACCACAAGGAGGAACCCAGGGACAAACATTGCAGTGAGATGACAGAAACTGTGGCTGCCTCAGAGAAAACAATGTTGCCATGGTGGGAGATGACACCTTGAATGTTTTTGGCaaagaagaaataaaataaagaacagcTTCCAGTGTTAGAAAACACAGATGTAAGGTGAATGGCAAGATAATCAGAGGTGATATGAGACAAATTACTTCTATGTGATGAATGGTTCTGATCTAGAGGGTGCTGTTTATGGGAAGGAGATTTTAAAAATGCCTTtcaaagtcattaggtatatcAAGTTGAGTTTTTCATGATGTGCACAATCGTGGCAAAGTACAGGTAGTATGAAAAATTTGGTTGCCGCGCCATAATAGACAGGTAGTTGAGACAATGCACAGACTATAAACTATATACAAATTACATAAGACAGTGATGAGAGATTAAAAAGAGACCGTGTGAAAACAAGACCTTAAAGCAAAAAATAACCAGTCAGAGACAAGACCATGGCCGTGCAAGAGGAGTCCCGTagtgttccattgctgaggtagAGCTAGGCTTGTGCTGGTCAGCCGTAGGTAAAAACTCAGAATGGGGAAATTTGTGAGGTTAAGGAGgcatggtgggggtggtggggtgtaACATGGGACTAATTAGAAGGTTAGCAGAagttcagtgggctgaatggtcttttgTATTCTGTCATTGTGTCACATGTGAGTAAATTCCACATACAATGAAGACCTTTGTATGAAGAGATT from Hemitrygon akajei chromosome 7, sHemAka1.3, whole genome shotgun sequence encodes the following:
- the tmem178a gene encoding transmembrane protein 178A isoform X2 → MGSSGWSSMGSLALSVAALLLLTTAIFTDHWYGTDTRRHRQSCGGPGQRRLMPMSSLPLREAPESLPPGVPDSPTAWRSVLRLGVLESDCARPLFATHTGLWRKCYYLGVDPDIDHLVSRGIAQRCTSVKYHYSQPLRLRNIPFNLTKTIQQDEWHLLRIFCTISLCTFAASISYDLSRQPKFIYGLPSDVDHGYSWSMFCAWTSLGLVMIAGCLCTAFPFLNRTKTIHQKSIRDSSV